The Verrucomicrobiota bacterium genomic interval GACGGCGTTCCAGGACAAGCCGATCGTATTGGCCAGCGCCGCCTGCGCCATGGCCTCATTCTTTTCGAGCAAGGCCACCATGGAGCGCAGCGATTCCACCACGACTTTGGTCTCCAACCAGTCCGTCTTCTTCACGCGGCCGCTGCCTTCCTTGTACATCGTTTCCGTGAGATTGAGCGTGGCCTCCATTCGCGCCAGCGTTTCCTTGCCCACATGGTGCACCTGGGCCGCAAGGACGGAGCCGTAGTAGAATCGTTTCACGCTGTCCGCGATTTCCAGATCCGTGCGGCGCGCTTCCTCCTTCCGCAAATCCACCAAGCCTTTGCCTTGCTCCCGGTAGCCTTTCCGCATTCCTCCATCGTAGAGCAGCCACGTCGCGCCCAGCGAGCCGTAGGCGGAATCCCGATCCTGGAGAATCACCTCTTGCGCGGGAACCGTTATGGTCTGTTCCGGGATTTGAAACGTGCTGAGTGGGATCGTCCCGATCCCGGGGATGGTAATCGGCAGCGAGCCGCCGAACGGAATGGTGAAGTTCTGCGCCGGGACGGGGAAAGCCCGGGCGGGGAAAATGAAATTGGGGCGCTCGTCCAATCGTTCGACCGCCGCCCGCAGCGTGATCTGGGGCCAATGCGCCGCGAGCGCCTGTCGATGCTGCGCCTCCGCCATCGCCACGGCGAAACGCGACGCGGGGCGGCGCCGGTTGTTTTGCAGAGCTTCGGCAAGACATTGATCCAGCGTCTTCTCCTGGCTGGACACTACGACGG includes:
- a CDS encoding TolC family protein, producing MLLSLVAVLSLQTHAAESTQAPVVVSSQEKTLDQCLAEALQNNRRRPASRFAVAMAEAQHRQALAAHWPQITLRAAVERLDERPNFIFPARAFPVPAQNFTIPFGGSLPITIPGIGTIPLSTFQIPEQTITVPAQEVILQDRDSAYGSLGATWLLYDGGMRKGYREQGKGLVDLRKEEARRTDLEIADSVKRFYYGSVLAAQVHHVGKETLARMEATLNLTETMYKEGSGRVKKTDWLETKVVVESLRSMVALLEKNEAMAQAALANTIGLSWNAVVKPADKFLLKEGIALQIKDAFLSLNTAQKGHDATREAMNAAIESRDLNTRAYQNDLVDTEKVIRAQIMEALMSATHYKTRYDHLALQSQITLLVGTELIKRIEGRR